The window GCACCGATAGCGCCAAGAACGACAAAGCCACGCCGCCAAGCCCGTCCGACGCCAGTCAACCGAAAGACCACAAAAACCAACAGCCCGATTCCTCCGGCAAGAAGGAAATCCAGAGCAAAGACTCCGGCAGCGCCTCGACCGTGAGCAAAAAAGAATCCGATTCCAAAGGAAGCCAGCAACAAGACGGCACCTACTCCGGCGGCGGCGGCAAGGGAGGCGGGCAGAACGCGAGCCAAGCCGGCAGCGGCGGCCCAGGCAAACACAGCGCGGCCGATCAGGGCAACGGCGTCGCCGATGGCCACGGCCAAGGCGACACCTCCAGCAAGGCCGGCACCGACAAGCAATCCGATCATCGCACCGGCCAATCCGGCGAAAAAAAAGGCGCCGGCTCGCAAACCGCCGCCTCGGCCGATCATCCCAGCAGCCCGAACCCATCCCAATCGCAAGAAGCCGGCCAACCGAATTCGCAAAGCGCACAAGGCCAAAGCGGAAAGAACAGGGCCGATCCCAGCGGTAAGCAGAGCGGCGGTTGGACGCCCCACGGCGGTGGCGGCGGCGCGTACGACCCCACCACGCCTCCCCCACCCCCAGCGGCAAGCAACGCCGAAGCGGCAAACCCCGAGTTCGCCAAAAAACAGTTCGACATGGCATTGGACACCCTGAAAAAAGGCAAGCCCGACTTGCTCAAGGAACTTAACTGGACTCCCGAGCAAGCCCAGCAGCTAGCCGACCGGCTCGAGCGGATGCGCCGCAATGCGGAGCTTCCGGGCCCGAACGGCGACGACGCCCGTCGGCAAATGAGCGACATCCTGCATGGCCTCGGCGCCCGCAACGGCCGCTTAGATCGCCGCAGCGGCGGCAACGCGACCGACGCGCAGCGCGGCCTGCACGATTCGCACGACGCCGGCCCGCCGCCCGAATATTCCGAGCAAGTCGATGCCTTCCAGCAAGGCATTTTGCAGAGCGGAAAGTAGGGTAGTTAGCCGGCCGCGCAAGCAACGGATCCCGTCGTCAAGCTACCGGCTCCTATCCTCCTGTCCATAGAGCGTATATTCGAGAGCAGCTGCTAAATGGCGTTCATGGTCGACGTATTCGTCCCAACCCCGATCGGTCCAATATTTAGTTCTGCCTCCGAGCTCGATCACTTTGAGTCTTTTCGTGGCTCAGGCCTTAAACTGCTCGCGCGGCCGTTCGATCGGCACGCCCGGCGCCGAAACGACGGCGTGGACATGATTCGTCCGGCAATTTACAGCATGCAGGGTCCAGTGCCGGATGGCGCAATGCTCGGCGATGACTTTTTCGACCAAGCGGCGTTGGTCGTCGCCCAAAATCAGCGCTTGTTCGGTCATCCGCAGGGCGGCGGCAAACTGCCTCGGCTTGTCGGCCGACTGCAAGCCTTAGTCGCGTTCCCACCAACCGCGTGCGTCGCCGGGAAGCCAGGTGCCGTAGGTTGTCCAAGCGCTGAAGAAGGCGATGGCCATGCGGTGATCCATTTGCTTGCGCGGCGTAAACGGTCCCTTGCTAGCGCGGCGGGCTAACAGCGGCGGCGGGCTAACGGCGGTTTCGCGCGGCAGCGCGTCAATACTCATTCGCGCTTTCGCGATCGACCAGCGACGCCGACGATTTGACGACTTGCCGCACGCGTTTCTCGCGCACTTCGCTGGCCAGCTTTTCGATCGCGGCCGAGAGGTCCATCGCGCCGAGATCGCCTTCGATGCGATCGCGGACGGCCACCGCGCCGGCCGCGGCTTCCTTTGGCCCGATCACGAACATGTAGGGAATCAATTCCAACTGGGCGTCGCGAATTTTCGAGTTGATCTTTTCCGGCCGATAATCGCCGGTGGTGCGGAAGCCGGCCGCCAAAAGCTTCGCTTCCACTTCGCGGGCAAACGATTCGGCTTTTTCGCTGAGCGACAGCACGCGCACCTGCTCCGGCGCGAGCCACAGCGGAAACGCCCCCGCGAAATGCTCGATCAACACGCCCACGAACCGCTCGAGCGATCCGAGCGGCGCGCGATGAATCATCACCGGCCGGTGCGGATGATTGTCGGCCCCCGTGTATTCCAGATTGAATCGCTCGGGGCTTGGCAGGTTGTAGTCGAGTTGCACAGTGCCGAGTTGCCATTCGCGGCCCAAGCAATCGGCCACGACGAAGTCCACCTTCGGCCCGTAAAACGCCGCCTCGCCAATCTCAGGAGTGCAGCCCGGCAGGTTCATTTCGAGTGCCACCCGCTGGATCGCCGCCTCGGCCTTGTTCCAATTTTCCGCCGTGCCGACGTATTTGTCGCTCGCCGGATCGCGGAAGCCAAGCCGGGCCCGATAGTCGCTCAATCCGAGTGAGCGGAGCACCGTTTGCGTGAAGTCGATGCAACCGCGGAACTCCTCGGCCACTTGGTCCTCGGTGCAGAAAATATGGGCGTCGTCTTGCGTGAAGCCGCGCACGCGAGTCAGCCCGCCGAGCTCGCCCGATTGCTCATAGCGATACACCGTGCCGAATTCCGCCAGCCGCACCGGCAGTTCGCGATAGCTGCGCGGCTTCGATTTGTAGATCATGATGTGGTGCGGGCAGTTCATCGGCTTGAGCAAATACTGCTCGTCGTCCGACATCACGATCGGCTTGAACTGGCTGTCGGAATAGTAGGGATAATGGCCGGAGATTTTGTAGAGATCGACTCGGGCGATATTCGGCGTATAAACGGCCTGATAGCCGCGGCGGGTGAGTTCTTCGCGGATGAAGTTTTCCAATACCCCCCGGACCGTGGCCCCTTTCGGCAGCCACAGAATCAACCCCGACCCGACGAGCGGACTGGTGGCGAACAATTCGAGTTGCTTGCCGAGCACGCGGTGGTCGCGCCGCTTGGCTTCTTCGACATCATGCAGATATTTTTCCAGGTCTTGTTTGCTGAACCACGCGGTGCCGTAGAGCCGTTGCAACTGCTCGCGCGACTGGTCCCCCTTCCAATAGGCGCCGGCGATATTCAACAGCTTGAACGCCCCAATCGCGCCGGCCGAGGGAATATGCCGCCCGCGGCAGAGATCGATGAATTCGCCTTGCCGATAGAACGACAGCGATGATTCGTTGGCGAGCCCCTGTTGGACATGCTCTACCTTGAAATCCTGCCCCAGCTCCTTGCAGAGCTCGAGCGCTTTTTCGCGAGGTTCGTCGATTCGCTCGAAGGCTTCGTCGGCCTTGATGAGCCGGGCCATTTCCGCTTCAATGGCCGGAAAATCGGCCTCGGTCAGCGAGCGGGGGAGTTTCATGTCGTAATAAAACCCGTGATCGGTCGTCGGCCCGAACGCCAGT of the Pirellulales bacterium genome contains:
- the thrS gene encoding threonine--tRNA ligase, giving the protein MLKVKLPDGSVREYSAGVRPIDVAHEIGPGLAKATIAAEVDGKTVDSVSPLPSDGEVSLRLLTKKDPEALRIMRHSCAHIMARAVMRLFDGVQLAFGPTTDHGFYYDMKLPRSLTEADFPAIEAEMARLIKADEAFERIDEPREKALELCKELGQDFKVEHVQQGLANESSLSFYRQGEFIDLCRGRHIPSAGAIGAFKLLNIAGAYWKGDQSREQLQRLYGTAWFSKQDLEKYLHDVEEAKRRDHRVLGKQLELFATSPLVGSGLILWLPKGATVRGVLENFIREELTRRGYQAVYTPNIARVDLYKISGHYPYYSDSQFKPIVMSDDEQYLLKPMNCPHHIMIYKSKPRSYRELPVRLAEFGTVYRYEQSGELGGLTRVRGFTQDDAHIFCTEDQVAEEFRGCIDFTQTVLRSLGLSDYRARLGFRDPASDKYVGTAENWNKAEAAIQRVALEMNLPGCTPEIGEAAFYGPKVDFVVADCLGREWQLGTVQLDYNLPSPERFNLEYTGADNHPHRPVMIHRAPLGSLERFVGVLIEHFAGAFPLWLAPEQVRVLSLSEKAESFAREVEAKLLAAGFRTTGDYRPEKINSKIRDAQLELIPYMFVIGPKEAAAGAVAVRDRIEGDLGAMDLSAAIEKLASEVREKRVRQVVKSSASLVDRESANEY